The following coding sequences are from one Neovison vison isolate M4711 chromosome X, ASM_NN_V1, whole genome shotgun sequence window:
- the LOC122896653 gene encoding sperm acrosome-associated protein 5-like, whose product MVFAHRAQSSRMLLVLNRAASESGAKSWIGGPTGVIMQTLVTVVVTLATLMVATVDAKIYERCELAVKLEKAGLNGFRGYSVGDWLCMAHYESGFDTSFVDHNPDGSSEYGIFQLNSAWWCNNGLTRTQNLCHIECRDLLNRHILDDILCARQVVSSQNGMAAWDSWTRHCSGHDLSEWLKGCNMHVKPDAKKINNL is encoded by the exons ATGGTGTTTGCTCACAGGGCCCAGAGTTCCAGAATGCTCCTAGTTCTGAACAGGGCAGCGTCTGAGTCTGGAGCAAAGAGTTGGATAGGAGGGCCTACAGGCGTTATCATGCAGACCTTGGTCACTGTGGTGGTGACTCTGGCCACACTGATGGTTGCCACCGTGGATGCGAAGATCTATGAACGCTGTGAACTGGCAGTGAAGCTGGAGAAGGCAGGCCTCAATGGCTTCAGGGGCTACAGCGTTGGAGACT ggctgTGCATGGCACACTATGAGAGTGGCTTTGACACCTCCTTCGTGGACCACAATCCTGACGGCAGCAGCGAGTATGGCATTTTCCAGCTGAATTCTGCCTGGTGGTGCAACAACGGCCTTACACGCACCCAGAACCTCTGTCACATAGAGTGTCGAG ACCTGCTCAACCGCCATATTCTAGATGATATCTTGTGTGCCAGGCAGGTGGTGTCCTCACAGAATGGTATGGCTGCTTG GGATTCATGGACCCGGCACTGTTCTGGCCATGATTTATCTGAATGGCTCAAGGGATGCAATATGCATGTGAAACCTGACGCAAAGAAGATTAATAATTTGTGA